A genomic stretch from Planctomycetaceae bacterium includes:
- the rpe gene encoding ribulose-phosphate 3-epimerase, producing the protein MPVQGSNPWKRAGGGPLIAPSLLACDFARMGEQVDTVLAAGADVLHVDVMDGHFVPNLSMGPAVVQSLRKYTRAALDVHIMVDDPAFYIERFAEAGADSITFHIEATDRPRDLIARLHEMGLGAGIVLRPGTPAEALAPVVDLADLVLVMTVEPGWGGQEFMHDMLDKISAVRGMLKDSRPLEVDGGIDEHTAGLCRRQGASVFVAGSYVFRSPDPAAAVRTLRETLR; encoded by the coding sequence TTGCCCGTTCAAGGTTCCAATCCGTGGAAACGTGCAGGCGGCGGGCCGCTGATCGCGCCGTCGCTGCTGGCGTGCGACTTCGCCCGCATGGGCGAGCAGGTCGACACCGTCCTTGCCGCCGGGGCCGACGTGCTCCACGTGGACGTGATGGACGGGCATTTCGTGCCCAACCTGTCGATGGGCCCCGCCGTCGTGCAGTCGCTGCGGAAATACACCCGCGCTGCCCTTGATGTCCACATCATGGTGGACGATCCGGCGTTCTACATCGAGCGGTTCGCCGAGGCCGGGGCCGACAGCATCACCTTCCACATCGAGGCCACCGACCGCCCGCGCGACCTGATCGCCCGCCTGCACGAGATGGGCCTGGGGGCGGGTATCGTGCTGCGGCCGGGCACGCCGGCCGAGGCGCTGGCGCCGGTGGTCGACCTGGCGGACCTGGTGCTGGTGATGACGGTCGAGCCCGGGTGGGGCGGGCAGGAATTCATGCACGATATGCTCGACAAAATATCGGCTGTGCGCGGTATGCTGAAGGATTCCAGGCCCCTGGAGGTGGACGGCGGCATCGACGAGCACACCGCGGGGCTCTGCAGGCGGCAAGGCGCCAGCGTGTTCGTGGCGGGCAGCTACGTGTTCCGCAGCCCCGACCCCGCCGCGGCTGTGCGAACCTTGCGGGAGACACTCCGGTAA
- the accD gene encoding acetyl-CoA carboxylase, carboxyltransferase subunit beta has translation MAIQPESSAGAPKAPFDPSVFEGPTLRKKREVPDGLWIPCPGCEGTLYRKTVEENLHVCPECGHHFRIGANTRVAQLADENSFEELFADIGPADPLQFTWSGKKLSERTAAEQKRTGNTEAIITGLAYVKARRLALAVMDGQWLMGSMGSVVGEKLTLLIEKAIEESLPLVVVCCSGGARMHEGALSLMQMAKTSAALAQFDSAGGLYIAVLSDPTTGGTTASFAMLADVIISEPKAMIGFAGERVIANTIKAELPPGFQRAEFLLEHGFVDMIVPRKDLRSELARIIDYFKPGA, from the coding sequence ATGGCCATACAACCTGAATCCAGCGCCGGCGCTCCCAAGGCGCCGTTCGATCCTTCGGTCTTCGAAGGGCCCACGCTCCGCAAGAAGCGCGAGGTGCCCGACGGGCTGTGGATCCCCTGTCCCGGATGCGAAGGCACGCTCTATCGCAAGACCGTCGAGGAGAATCTCCACGTCTGCCCCGAATGCGGACACCACTTCCGCATCGGCGCCAACACCCGCGTCGCCCAGCTTGCCGACGAAAACAGCTTCGAGGAACTCTTCGCCGATATCGGTCCGGCCGACCCGCTGCAGTTCACCTGGTCGGGCAAGAAGCTCTCGGAGCGCACCGCGGCCGAGCAGAAGCGCACCGGCAACACCGAGGCCATCATCACCGGGCTGGCGTACGTCAAGGCCCGCCGCCTGGCGCTGGCGGTGATGGACGGGCAGTGGCTGATGGGGTCGATGGGGTCGGTCGTCGGCGAGAAGCTCACGCTGCTGATCGAAAAAGCCATCGAGGAGTCGCTGCCGCTGGTGGTGGTCTGCTGCAGCGGCGGGGCCCGCATGCACGAGGGCGCCTTGAGCCTGATGCAAATGGCCAAAACCTCCGCCGCCTTGGCGCAGTTTGACTCGGCCGGCGGGCTCTACATCGCCGTCCTGTCCGACCCGACTACCGGCGGCACCACCGCCAGCTTCGCCATGCTGGCCGACGTGATTATCTCCGAACCCAAAGCCATGATCGGCTTCGCCGGCGAACGCGTCATCGCCAACACCATCAAGGCTGAACTGCCCCCGGGGTTCCAGCGGGCCGAGTTCCTGCTCGAACACGGGTTCGTCGACATGATCGTGCCCCGCAAAGACCTCCGCAGCGAACTGGCCCGCATCATCGACTACTTCAAGCCCGGCGCCTGA
- a CDS encoding carboxylesterase/lipase family protein produces the protein MGILRPLLAGVVVLLCAGGMRGGDDVPAGRSERQYRWPVVLQIDSGPLSGIEDEHCRVFLGIPYAAPPVGDLRWRPPAPVKPWQEVRNCMSLGPSCPQPSSRWSAGLGPVSEDCLYLNVFTPASRVQRALPVMVWIHGGGNSTGTASAGAYDGRELARRGAVVVTFNYRLGPLGYLAHPLLSKESPQGVSGNYGLLDQIAALQWVQRNIVVFGGDPTRVTIFGESAGGMNVCRLMICPAAKGLFHRAISQSGAVHGRNRKLREKFQGLQSAEDLGQDIFKKLWCHWSGDPLAAARRRSASAVVNASPGAVGIFQSGTRYGPVIDGWLIPDDPVRMFAQGRQHRVPLMVGNNSDEGTLFLKDIPLRDLVGFRTGVRLYFGDAAEAILKVFPLHEDDSTDQARNELVTVAAFVVPSRFAARSMTHAGAAAWLYQFSRVPPGLVETKMGAFHGLDIAYVFGHANGDKFDSTDREMSESIMAYWINFANTGNPNAPYLPHWPAYDAVNDQYMDFADRPQLKKGLYPRQSNLLDNIPLPEER, from the coding sequence ATGGGGATTCTTCGCCCACTGCTGGCTGGTGTGGTGGTCTTGCTTTGTGCCGGCGGCATGCGCGGCGGCGATGATGTGCCCGCCGGTCGGTCGGAGCGTCAATACCGCTGGCCGGTGGTGCTGCAGATCGACTCAGGCCCGCTGTCGGGCATCGAAGACGAGCACTGCCGCGTCTTTCTGGGCATTCCCTACGCCGCCCCGCCGGTGGGGGACCTGCGATGGCGGCCTCCGGCGCCGGTGAAACCCTGGCAGGAGGTGCGCAACTGCATGTCGCTGGGCCCGTCGTGCCCCCAGCCGTCCTCGCGGTGGAGCGCGGGTCTGGGACCGGTCAGCGAAGACTGCCTGTACCTCAACGTCTTCACGCCCGCGTCACGCGTGCAGCGGGCCCTGCCGGTGATGGTCTGGATCCACGGCGGCGGCAACTCGACCGGAACCGCCTCGGCGGGGGCCTACGACGGGCGGGAACTGGCGCGGCGGGGGGCCGTCGTAGTCACGTTCAACTACCGCCTGGGCCCGCTGGGATACCTCGCCCATCCGCTGCTGTCGAAGGAGTCGCCCCAGGGCGTCTCGGGCAATTACGGCTTGCTCGACCAGATCGCCGCCCTGCAGTGGGTGCAGCGAAACATCGTCGTCTTCGGCGGCGACCCCACGCGGGTCACCATCTTCGGCGAATCGGCCGGGGGCATGAACGTCTGCCGCCTGATGATCTGCCCGGCCGCCAAAGGGCTCTTTCATCGCGCGATCAGCCAGAGCGGCGCCGTTCACGGGCGCAACCGCAAGCTGCGCGAAAAGTTCCAGGGTCTCCAATCGGCGGAGGATCTTGGCCAGGACATATTCAAGAAGTTGTGGTGCCACTGGTCCGGCGACCCTCTGGCGGCCGCCCGCCGCCGCAGCGCCTCGGCCGTGGTCAACGCATCCCCCGGGGCGGTGGGCATTTTTCAGAGCGGCACGCGGTACGGCCCGGTGATCGACGGATGGCTGATCCCCGATGATCCGGTGAGGATGTTCGCCCAGGGGCGCCAGCACCGCGTGCCGCTGATGGTGGGGAACAATTCCGACGAGGGGACGCTGTTTCTCAAGGACATTCCGCTGCGCGACCTGGTGGGTTTCCGCACCGGCGTGAGGCTGTATTTCGGCGACGCCGCCGAGGCGATCTTGAAGGTGTTTCCGCTGCACGAGGACGACTCGACCGACCAGGCGCGAAACGAGCTGGTGACGGTGGCGGCGTTTGTCGTCCCGTCGCGTTTCGCCGCGCGATCGATGACCCATGCCGGCGCGGCGGCCTGGTTGTATCAGTTCTCGCGCGTGCCGCCGGGTCTGGTCGAGACGAAGATGGGGGCCTTTCACGGGCTGGACATCGCGTACGTGTTCGGTCACGCCAATGGGGACAAATTCGATAGTACCGATCGCGAGATGTCCGAAAGTATAATGGCGTACTGGATTAATTTCGCCAACACCGGCAACCCCAACGCGCCGTACCTGCCGCACTGGCCCGCTTACGATGCCGTCAACGACCAATACATGGACTTCGCCGACCGGCCCCAACTCAAGAAGGGGCTTTATCCCAGGCAATCCAACCTGCTGGACAATATCCCATTGCCTGAAGAACGCTAG
- a CDS encoding histidine phosphatase family protein: MTTLYLIAAGKSLWLEQQRLESPAGSPLAPGAEQDVAAIAEQLKGRGIEDIYSGPGEQELASIEIIAAALDVKARIEEELREMDFGLWQGLSAADFKRRQAKVYKLWVENPAAVRPPEGETLQQVQQRLAAALKDLAHKHEGESFAVVLRPMALVVAQCLLEGLSLDEVRAKVMGPFAWNSYEMDSREL, encoded by the coding sequence ATGACTACGCTATACCTCATTGCGGCAGGCAAATCATTGTGGCTTGAGCAGCAGCGGTTGGAGTCGCCCGCTGGTTCTCCTCTGGCGCCGGGAGCCGAGCAGGACGTGGCCGCCATCGCCGAGCAGCTCAAAGGCCGCGGCATCGAAGACATCTACAGCGGCCCGGGCGAGCAGGAGCTGGCGAGCATCGAAATCATCGCCGCCGCACTGGACGTCAAGGCCCGCATTGAGGAAGAACTGCGAGAGATGGATTTCGGCCTCTGGCAGGGGCTTTCGGCAGCCGACTTCAAACGTCGTCAGGCGAAGGTCTACAAGCTGTGGGTCGAGAATCCCGCGGCCGTGCGCCCGCCCGAAGGCGAGACGCTTCAGCAGGTGCAGCAGCGCCTGGCGGCGGCGTTGAAGGACCTGGCCCACAAGCACGAGGGCGAGTCGTTTGCGGTGGTGCTGCGCCCGATGGCGCTGGTGGTTGCGCAGTGTCTGCTGGAGGGGCTGAGCCTCGACGAGGTGCGGGCCAAGGTCATGGGCCCCTTCGCCTGGAACAGCTACGAAATGGACTCGCGGGAACTCTAG
- the gap gene encoding type I glyceraldehyde-3-phosphate dehydrogenase encodes MAAKVGINGFGRIGRLAFRAMCEEPDRFDILAINDLGDADMLAYLLKYDSTQGRFPGKVVAKQGALVVNGKEVKVISEKDPAKLPWGQMGVQVALESTGLFTDNKKEGKGGYDSHLDAGAKRVIISAPTKGSALTVVLGVNDEKLTADVKCVSNASCTTNSLAPVCKILQEKFGIVKGLMTTCHAYTNDQVILDQVHKKSKQRARAGAINIIPTSTGAASAIGQVLPMLKGKLDGFALRVPVPVGSITDLTVQLEKSTSIEEINETIKAAAEGPMKGILEYNTDTLVSGDIVHNPHSSIFDANNTLVMGGDLVKVTMWYDNEWGYSCRTADLIEKMANQ; translated from the coding sequence ATGGCAGCTAAGGTAGGCATTAACGGATTCGGTCGCATCGGCCGGCTGGCTTTCAGGGCGATGTGCGAAGAGCCCGATCGTTTCGACATTCTGGCGATCAACGACCTGGGCGACGCGGACATGCTGGCGTACCTGCTCAAGTACGACTCGACGCAGGGTCGCTTTCCGGGCAAGGTCGTCGCCAAGCAGGGCGCCCTGGTCGTCAACGGTAAAGAAGTGAAGGTGATCTCGGAGAAGGATCCGGCCAAGCTGCCCTGGGGTCAGATGGGCGTGCAGGTCGCGCTGGAATCGACCGGGCTGTTCACCGACAACAAGAAAGAGGGCAAGGGCGGCTACGACAGCCACCTCGACGCCGGCGCCAAGCGCGTGATCATCTCGGCCCCGACCAAGGGCTCGGCGTTGACGGTCGTTCTGGGCGTCAACGACGAGAAGCTCACAGCCGACGTCAAGTGCGTCTCGAACGCCTCATGCACGACCAACTCGCTGGCCCCGGTGTGCAAGATCCTTCAGGAGAAGTTCGGGATCGTCAAGGGTCTGATGACCACCTGCCACGCCTACACCAACGACCAGGTCATCCTCGACCAGGTTCACAAGAAGAGCAAGCAGCGCGCCCGTGCCGGCGCGATCAACATCATCCCCACCAGCACCGGCGCCGCCTCGGCGATCGGGCAGGTGCTGCCGATGCTCAAGGGCAAGCTCGACGGGTTCGCCCTGCGCGTCCCGGTCCCGGTCGGCTCCATCACCGACCTGACCGTCCAGCTCGAAAAGAGCACCAGCATCGAAGAGATCAACGAGACCATCAAAGCGGCCGCCGAAGGGCCGATGAAGGGGATCCTCGAGTACAACACCGATACCCTGGTCAGCGGCGACATTGTGCATAACCCGCACAGCTCGATCTTCGACGCCAACAACACCCTGGTCATGGGCGGCGATCTGGTCAAGGTCACCATGTGGTACGACAACGAGTGGGGCTACTCCTGCCGCACCGCCGACCTGATCGAAAAGATGGCCAACCAGTAA
- a CDS encoding phosphoglycerate kinase: MAKKTVADINVSGKTVFVRVDFNVPIKGGKVTNDNRIVQALPTIQKLIASGAKCVLASHLGRPEGKGFEADGSMAPVAKRLSELLGKDVQLGPQDVAGPAADAMIAKLPAGGVLLLENLRFSAGETMPDNAKKNPDGKLTAEQDAVLKAFVAKLAAKADAHVNDAFGTCHRKHASMYGVAKAVQAKGGPAVAGILVEKEIRYLHEAVAEPARPFVAILGGAKVSDKIKLISALLTKVDNILIGGAMAYTLLAAKGVKIGKSRLEADQVETMKDLLGKAQGKILLPVDHVATDNFESGKPQAVAGEDIPDGLMGMDIGPKSVAAFSRVIAAAKTIVWNGPMGVFERADYAAGTRAVAEAVAKATDAGAVSVIGGGDSAAAVEEMGLADRMTHVSTGGGASLTYLEGKAMPAIEVLDEK, encoded by the coding sequence ATGGCAAAGAAGACTGTGGCTGACATCAACGTTTCCGGCAAGACCGTGTTCGTTCGCGTGGACTTCAACGTGCCCATCAAGGGTGGCAAGGTCACCAACGACAACCGCATCGTCCAGGCCCTGCCGACCATCCAGAAACTCATCGCCAGCGGCGCCAAGTGCGTCCTGGCCAGCCACCTCGGGCGACCCGAGGGCAAGGGCTTCGAGGCCGATGGCTCCATGGCCCCGGTCGCCAAGCGCCTCAGCGAACTGCTCGGCAAGGACGTGCAGCTCGGTCCGCAGGACGTGGCCGGTCCCGCGGCCGATGCGATGATCGCCAAGCTGCCCGCCGGCGGCGTGCTGCTGCTGGAAAATCTCCGCTTCAGCGCCGGCGAGACCATGCCCGACAACGCCAAGAAGAACCCCGACGGCAAGCTCACAGCCGAGCAGGACGCCGTGCTCAAGGCTTTCGTCGCCAAGCTCGCCGCCAAGGCCGACGCGCACGTCAATGACGCCTTCGGCACGTGCCATCGCAAGCACGCCAGCATGTACGGTGTGGCCAAGGCGGTCCAGGCCAAGGGCGGACCGGCCGTGGCGGGAATCCTCGTCGAGAAGGAAATCCGCTACCTGCACGAGGCGGTGGCCGAGCCGGCGCGTCCGTTCGTGGCGATCCTGGGCGGGGCGAAGGTCTCCGACAAGATCAAGCTGATCTCGGCGCTGCTGACCAAGGTCGACAACATCCTCATCGGCGGGGCCATGGCGTATACGCTTCTGGCGGCAAAGGGCGTCAAGATCGGCAAGAGCCGCCTCGAGGCCGATCAGGTCGAGACCATGAAGGACCTGCTGGGCAAGGCCCAGGGCAAGATCCTGCTGCCCGTCGACCACGTGGCGACCGATAATTTTGAGTCGGGCAAGCCCCAGGCCGTCGCCGGCGAGGATATCCCCGACGGTCTGATGGGCATGGACATCGGCCCCAAGAGCGTGGCGGCCTTTAGCAGGGTGATCGCCGCGGCCAAGACCATCGTCTGGAATGGACCGATGGGCGTGTTCGAGCGGGCCGACTACGCCGCCGGAACCCGGGCGGTCGCCGAGGCGGTCGCCAAGGCCACCGACGCCGGGGCCGTCAGCGTCATCGGCGGCGGCGACTCGGCAGCCGCGGTGGAAGAGATGGGCCTGGCCGACCGCATGACGCACGTCAGCACCGGCGGCGGGGCGTCGCTGACGTACCTGGAAGGCAAAGCCATGCCGGCCATCGAAGTGCTGGACGAAAAATAG